The following proteins come from a genomic window of Purpureocillium takamizusanense chromosome 13, complete sequence:
- a CDS encoding uncharacterized protein (COG:F~EggNog:ENOG503NWNX~TransMembrane:10 (i21-44o64-82i89-111o151-173i185-203o215-240i311-333o339-359i371-390o410-432i)) — MDEDSSPSAITPVVHTPRHPSALAARFVARLRSLRRAFTTRDGLVGDYDYAFLFRPNLPFMNRGGKRPTSSPFFGVNDRMPVFLAMLLGLQHALAMLAGVITPPIILSGSGGANLSGADQQYLVSTALIVSGILSAVQINRVRVPKTNYFIGTGVLSVVGISFSTIPIALGAFRQMYANGFCPSDPSTGAPLPCPHGYGAVLGTSSVCALVEILISFLPPRVLLNMFPPIVTGPTVMLIGVHLIESGFKDWMGGSGSCADPASAGGEAAAAFFALCPNVEAPHALAWGSAEFLGLGFSAFITIVLCERFGSPIMKSTSVVIGLLVGCIIAAATGYFDAAGIDSAPVASFIWVRTFPLTVYGPLVLPLMAVYVICATEAVGDITATCDLSRLEVEGRTYESRIQGGLLADGLNCIVAALMTMTPMSRFAQNNGVIALTRCANRTAGIACCFFLIVMGVFAKFAAALVAIPKPVLGGMTTFLFAAVAVAGMAIVVRGAAFDRRTRFILTTGLSLGYGATLVPKYFDHVFTYKGDNHALQGFLSAIILVMETGFAVTAVVCMLLNLILPPEMEDDIDARNVELVERDAKAIGGKADADDAETDATSARRLSDIR, encoded by the exons atggACGAAGACTCCTCCCCCAGCGCCATCACGCCCGTCGTGCACACCCCGCGGCACCcctccgccctcgccgcgcgcttcgtcgcgcgcctgcgctccctgcggcgggcgttcacgacgcgcgacggcctcgtggGCGACTACGACTACGCGTTCCTCTTCCGGCCGAACCTGCCCTTCATGAACCGCGGGGGCaagcggccgacgagcagccccTTCTTCGGCGTCAACGACCGCATGCCCGTGTTCCTGGCCatgctgctgggcctgcAGCACGCGCTGGCCATGCTCGCGGGCGTCATcacgccgcccatcatcctgagcgggagcggcggcgcgaacCTCTCGGGCGCGGACCAGCAGTACCtggtgtcgacggcgctgaTTGTGTCGGGGATCCTGTCGGCGGTGCAGATTAACCGCGTGCGCGTCCCCAAGACAAA CTACTtcatcggcaccggcgtcctctccgtcgtcggcatctccttctccaccatccccatcgccctcggcgccttcCGGCAAATGTACGCCAACGGCTTCTGCCCGTCCGACCCGTCCACCGGcgcgcccctcccctgccCGCACGGCtacggcgccgtcctcggcacctcgtccgtctgcgccctcgtcgagatcCTCATCTCCTTCCTCCCGCCACGCGTCCTCCTCAACATGTTCCCCCCCATCGTCACGGGCCCGACCGTCATGCTCATCGGCGTGCACCTCATCGAGAGCGGCTTCAAGGACTggatgggcggcagcgggtcgTGCGCCGACCCGGCGtccgcgggcggggaggccgccgccgcgttctTCGCCCTGTGTCCCAACGTCGAGGCGCCGCACGCGCTCGCTTGGGGGTCGGCTGAGTTTCTGGGTCTGGGCTTCTCCGCCTTTATCACCATTGTGCTGTGCGAGCGCTTCGGCTCCCCCATCATGAAGTCCACGTcggtcgtcatcggcctgctcgtcgggtgcatcatcgccgccgcgacgggctACTTTGACGCCGCGGGCATCGACTCGGCCCCCGTCGCGTCCTTCATCTGGGTGCGCACTTTTCCCCTCACCGTCTACGGCCCGCTCGTCCTCCCGCTCATGGCCGTCTACGTCATCTGCGCGaccgaggccgtcggcgacatcACCGCCACGTGCGACCTCTcgcgcctcgaggtcgagggccgGACCTACGAGTCGCGCATccagggcggcctgctcgccgacgggctcaactgcatcgtcgccgccctcatgaCCATGACGCCCATGAGCCGCTTCGCCCAGAAcaacggcgtcatcgccctcACCCGCTGCGCCAACCGcaccgccggcatcgcctgctgcttcttcctcatcgtcatggGCGTCTTTGCCaagttcgccgccgccctcgtcgccatccccaagcccgtcctcggcggcatgacCACCttcctcttcgccgccgtcgccgtcgccggcatggccATTGTCGTCCGCGGGGCCGCCTTTGACCGTCGCACCCGCTTCATCCTCACCACGGGGCTGTCGCTCGGCTACGGCGCCACCCTCGTGCCCAAGTACTTTGACCACGTCTTCACCTACAAGGGCGACAACCACGCCCTGCAGGGCTTCCTCAGcgccatcatcctcgtcatggaGACGGGcttcgccgtcaccgccgtcgtctgcatGCTGCTCAACCTCATCCTGCCGCCCGAGATGGAGGACGACATTGACGCCCGcaacgtcgagctcgtcgagcgcgacgccaaggccatcgggggcaaggccgacgccgacgacgccgagacggaTGCGACGTCCGCCCGGCGCCTGTCCGACATTAGGTAG
- a CDS encoding uncharacterized protein (COG:F~TransMembrane:12 (i82-101o121-137i149-177o197-215i222-244o284-306i318-336o348-373i444-466o472-492i504-523o543-565i)~EggNog:ENOG503NWNX) has translation MSTVSSIFCPLTTPSYFIGTGVLSVVGISFSTIPIALGAFRQMYANGFCPSDPSTGAPLPCPHGYGAVLGTSSVCALVEILISFLPPRVLLNMFPPIVTGPTVMLIGVHLIESGFKDWMGGSGSCADPASAGGEAAAAFFALCPNVEAPHALAWGSAEFLGLGFSAFITIVLCERFGSPIMKSTSVVIGLLVGCIIAAATGYFDAAGIDSAPVASFIWVRTFPLTVYGPLVLPLMAVYVICATEAVGDITATCDLSRLEVEGRTYESRIQGGLLADGLNCIVAALMTMTPMSRFAQNNGVIALTRCANRTAGIACCFFLIVMGVFAKFAAALVAIPKPVLGGMTTFLFAAVAVAGMAIVVRGAAFDRRTRFILTTGLSLGYGATLVPKYFDHVFTYKGDNHALQGFLSAIILVMETGFAVTAVVCMLLNLILPPEMEDDIDARNVELVERDAKAIGGKADADDAETDATSARRLSDIR, from the coding sequence ATGTCCACTGTGTCTAGTATCTTCTGTCCGCTGACAACACCCAGCTACTtcatcggcaccggcgtcctctccgtcgtcggcatctccttctccaccatccccatcgccctcggcgccttcCGGCAAATGTACGCCAACGGCTTCTGCCCGTCCGACCCGTCCACCGGcgcgcccctcccctgccCGCACGGCtacggcgccgtcctcggcacctcgtccgtctgcgccctcgtcgagatcCTCATCTCCTTCCTCCCGCCACGCGTCCTCCTCAACATGTTCCCCCCCATCGTCACGGGCCCGACCGTCATGCTCATCGGCGTGCACCTCATCGAGAGCGGCTTCAAGGACTggatgggcggcagcgggtcgTGCGCCGACCCGGCGtccgcgggcggggaggccgccgccgcgttctTCGCCCTGTGTCCCAACGTCGAGGCGCCGCACGCGCTCGCTTGGGGGTCGGCTGAGTTTCTGGGTCTGGGCTTCTCCGCCTTTATCACCATTGTGCTGTGCGAGCGCTTCGGCTCCCCCATCATGAAGTCCACGTcggtcgtcatcggcctgctcgtcgggtgcatcatcgccgccgcgacgggctACTTTGACGCCGCGGGCATCGACTCGGCCCCCGTCGCGTCCTTCATCTGGGTGCGCACTTTTCCCCTCACCGTCTACGGCCCGCTCGTCCTCCCGCTCATGGCCGTCTACGTCATCTGCGCGaccgaggccgtcggcgacatcACCGCCACGTGCGACCTCTcgcgcctcgaggtcgagggccgGACCTACGAGTCGCGCATccagggcggcctgctcgccgacgggctcaactgcatcgtcgccgccctcatgaCCATGACGCCCATGAGCCGCTTCGCCCAGAAcaacggcgtcatcgccctcACCCGCTGCGCCAACCGcaccgccggcatcgcctgctgcttcttcctcatcgtcatggGCGTCTTTGCCaagttcgccgccgccctcgtcgccatccccaagcccgtcctcggcggcatgacCACCttcctcttcgccgccgtcgccgtcgccggcatggccATTGTCGTCCGCGGGGCCGCCTTTGACCGTCGCACCCGCTTCATCCTCACCACGGGGCTGTCGCTCGGCTACGGCGCCACCCTCGTGCCCAAGTACTTTGACCACGTCTTCACCTACAAGGGCGACAACCACGCCCTGCAGGGCTTCCTCAGcgccatcatcctcgtcatggaGACGGGcttcgccgtcaccgccgtcgtctgcatGCTGCTCAACCTCATCCTGCCGCCCGAGATGGAGGACGACATTGACGCCCGcaacgtcgagctcgtcgagcgcgacgccaaggccatcgggggcaaggccgacgccgacgacgccgagacggaTGCGACGTCCGCCCGGCGCCTGTCCGACATTAGGTAG
- a CDS encoding uncharacterized protein (EggNog:ENOG503NZEA~COG:C): MRRDRRIIQRNTERERNSSTTTHHTTPLREKTHRGGSSHKRMKAPAAAEKAAAVTINDSAAAAAAAAAASSAQGNTATPPAAPGSSPSRARIVPTAANNTTTTTTNMISPQGRRQASNQPHGGNPASTAPSGGGGGGVVPTIDTTTSPVSRVSRESRTSRESGSKASKKSGRHGGRVGSSSVAGSRGSKASSKGSSSGKHGHRYSKPASSAAPRVILGRGALARLPAELARLGICAPLIVSSPSRVALARRIQATLLPALDSRILDSAVVSVPARVVDRALERGVQGRDAVVSVGGASAVGLAAAIALRRGGLPHVCVPTTYSGSEMMPLLCDASPARHNILVDDGAPFSPLAAASSVAAVALAAGVAADGDDDHDDDDVDRGHHGRHSHHHAFQQQPQLQSKGSSRRRRSSGGGGSGATTSIRDPRVVPTLVIYDEDLTGGGAPERFSAPSGIAARARVDDAFADAAHRNNGGGANNDDETAEWSYLHLPGV, from the coding sequence ATGCGCCGGGACAGACGCATCATACAGAGAaacacagagagagagagaaacaGCTCTACGACgacacaccacaccacaccgcTGCGGGAGAAGACACACAGGGGGGGAAGCTCGCACAAGAGAATgaaggcgcccgccgcggcggagaaagcagcagccgtcaccatcaacgactctgctgctgctgctgctgctgctgctgctgcgtcgtcggcccaggGGAACaccgcaacgccgccggcggcccctGGGTCGTCACCCAGCAGAGCACGCATCGTCCCGACCGCTGCGAACAacacgaccacgacgactACGAACATGATATCGCCGCAGGGACGCAGGCAGGCCTCGAACCAGCCCCACGGCGGGAACCCTGCCTCGACTGCCCCTtcgggaggaggaggagggggagtcGTTCCCACCATCGACACCACTACCTCACCCGTCAGCAGGGTATCACGAGAGAGCAGGACGTCCCGGGAGAGTGGCAGCAAAGCCTCCAAAAAGAGCGGCAGACACGGAGGAAGagtcggcagcagcagcgtaGCCGGCAGCAGAGGTAGCAAGGCATCCAGCAAGggctcctcgagcggcaAGCACGGTCACCGCTACTCCAAgccggcatcatcagcagccccgcgcgtcatcctcggccgcggcgccctcgcccgcctccccgccgagctcgcccgcctcggcatcTGCGCCCCGCTCATCgtgtcctcgccctcgcgcgtcgccctcgcgcggcgcATCCAGGCGaccctcctccccgcgcTCGACAGCCGAATcctcgactcggccgtcgtgagcgtccccgcccgcgtcgtcgaccgcgccctcgagcgcggcgtccagggccgcgacgccgtcgtcagcgtcggtggcgcctcggccgtcggccttgccgccgccatcgccctgcGCAGGGGCGGCCTCCCGCACGTCTGCGTGCCGACCACGTACAGCGGCAGCGAGATGATGCCCTTGCTCTGCGACGCGAGCCCCGCGCGGCACAATatcctcgtcgacgatggtgcGCCGTTTTcgcccctggcggcggcgtcatcggtggcggcggtggctctggcggcgggcgttgctGCCGATGGAGACGATgaccacgacgatgatgacgtcgaCCGTGGCCATCACGGTCGTCATTCTCACCACCACGCGTTtcaacagcagccgcagctgcagTCCAAGGGCTCGTCGCGTAGGAGAAGgagctccggcggcggcggcagcggcgcgacCACGAGCATCAGGGACCCGCGCGTCGTGCCCACGCTCGTCATCTATGACGAGGAcctcaccggcggcggcgccccggaACGCTTCTCCGCGCCCTCGGGCATCGCCGCGCGGGcccgtgtcgacgacgcctttgccgatgccgcccacaggaacaacggcggcggcgccaacaacgacgacgagacggccgaATGGAGCTACCTGCACCTGCCGGGCGTCTAA
- the JIP5 gene encoding WD repeat-containing protein jip5, variant 2 (COG:S~EggNog:ENOG503NZ85): MTGQVASKLAIPSTTTVPDAPTLLHVLNPQALLLATDSGALHIFDMREDAAAGGPKSRGERPAQTHYPHADYVSSVTPLPPSEESTSGFPKQWVSTGGTTLAVTDVRRGVLVRSEDQEDELLSSCFMPGMGPKKNRNNGVLAVGSGSGVLTLWDKGAWDDQQERIIVDGGGHAGLGLGGAGGGRGKKKGGAAAAGGESIDAMVRIPQEMGLGKKVVCGVGDGSLRVVDLVRREVDVSANLRHDDLEGVVSLAFDAANRLISAGGRTVKVWEELSELQGGGDEDEDEDEDDDDEDDDDDSNARGNTAKRAAANSDSDSDDDDDDGSDSDAQDGVAEMKRRAKRRKEMQNSKLGPMGAHGVLGFADMD; the protein is encoded by the coding sequence ATGACGGGCCAGGTCGCCTCCAAGCTCGCCATccccagcacgacgacggtgcccgacgcgccgacgctgctgcacGTGCTCAACccgcaggcgctgctgctggcgacggacTCGGGCGCGCTGCACATCTTCGACATGcgcgaagacgccgccgccggcgggcccAAGTCGCGGGGGGAACGGCCGGCGCAGACGCACTACCCGCACGCCGACTACGTGTCGAGCGtcacgccgctgccgccgtccgaGGAGAGCACCAGCGGCTTCCCCAAGCAGTGGGTCAGCACGGGCGGCACCACgctcgccgtcaccgacgtgcgccgcggcgtgctCGTCCGCAGCGAGGACCaggaggacgagctgctgagcTCGTGCTTCATGCCTGGCATGGGCCCCAAGAAGAACCGCAACaacggcgtcctcgccgtgggCTCCGGCTCGGGCGTCCTGACGCTGTGGGATAAGGGCGCCTGGGACGACCAGCAGGagcgcatcatcgtcgacggcggcggccacgcgggcctcgggcttggtggtgctggtggcggtcGCGGCAAGAaaaagggcggcgccgccgcggcgggcggcgagagcaTCGACGCCATGGTCCGCATCCCGCAGGAGATGGGGCTCGGCAAGAAGGTGGtgtgcggcgtcggcgacggcagcctgcgcgtcgtcgacctggtGCGCCGCGAGGTGGACGTCTCGGCCAACCTGCGCCACGACGACTTGGAGGGCGTCGTGTCGCTGGCCTTTGACGCGGCGAACCGCCTcatcagcgccggcggccgcaccgTCAAGGTCTGGGAGGAGCTGTCGgagctgcagggcggcggtgacgaggacgaggacgaggacgaggacgatgatgatgaggatgacgacgacgacagtaATGCACGCGGCAACACGGCTaagcgcgcggcggcaaatagcgacagcgacagcgacgacgacgacgacgacggcagcgacagcgacgcccaagacggcgTGGCAGAGATGAAGCGTCGGGCCAAGCGCCGCAAGGAGATGCAGAACAGCAAGCTGGGGCCCATGGGCGCGCACGGCGTCCTGGGGTTCGCGGACATGGACTGA
- the JIP5 gene encoding WD repeat-containing protein jip5 (COG:S~EggNog:ENOG503NZ85), whose protein sequence is MFENLCTLPLQADVFATALHPTEPLLTVGLASGHVQTFRLPPSGSADDNGDDGDGRGSIDTVWKTRRHKGSCRCLAYGHDGRSLYSAGTDALVKQFDPMTGQVASKLAIPSTTTVPDAPTLLHVLNPQALLLATDSGALHIFDMREDAAAGGPKSRGERPAQTHYPHADYVSSVTPLPPSEESTSGFPKQWVSTGGTTLAVTDVRRGVLVRSEDQEDELLSSCFMPGMGPKKNRNNGVLAVGSGSGVLTLWDKGAWDDQQERIIVDGGGHAGLGLGGAGGGRGKKKGGAAAAGGESIDAMVRIPQEMGLGKKVVCGVGDGSLRVVDLVRREVDVSANLRHDDLEGVVSLAFDAANRLISAGGRTVKVWEELSELQGGGDEDEDEDEDDDDEDDDDDSNARGNTAKRAAANSDSDSDDDDDDGSDSDAQDGVAEMKRRAKRRKEMQNSKLGPMGAHGVLGFADMD, encoded by the exons atgttCGAGAACCTCTGcacgctgccgctgcaggcGGACGTGTTCGCGACGGCGCTGCACCCGACGGAGCCGCTCTTgaccgtcggcctcgccagcgGCCACGTGCAGACGTTtcgcctgccgccgagcgGATCTGCCGatgacaacggcgacgacggcgacggcaggggATCCATCGATACCGTGTGGAAGACGCGCAGGCACAAGGGCAGCTGCAGGTGCCTTGCCTACGGGCACGACGGCCGGT CCTTGTACTCGGCCGGCACCGACGCACTCGTCAAGCAGTTCGACCCGATGACGGGCCAGGTCGCCTCCAAGCTCGCCATccccagcacgacgacggtgcccgacgcgccgacgctgctgcacGTGCTCAACccgcaggcgctgctgctggcgacggacTCGGGCGCGCTGCACATCTTCGACATGcgcgaagacgccgccgccggcgggcccAAGTCGCGGGGGGAACGGCCGGCGCAGACGCACTACCCGCACGCCGACTACGTGTCGAGCGtcacgccgctgccgccgtccgaGGAGAGCACCAGCGGCTTCCCCAAGCAGTGGGTCAGCACGGGCGGCACCACgctcgccgtcaccgacgtgcgccgcggcgtgctCGTCCGCAGCGAGGACCaggaggacgagctgctgagcTCGTGCTTCATGCCTGGCATGGGCCCCAAGAAGAACCGCAACaacggcgtcctcgccgtgggCTCCGGCTCGGGCGTCCTGACGCTGTGGGATAAGGGCGCCTGGGACGACCAGCAGGagcgcatcatcgtcgacggcggcggccacgcgggcctcgggcttggtggtgctggtggcggtcGCGGCAAGAaaaagggcggcgccgccgcggcgggcggcgagagcaTCGACGCCATGGTCCGCATCCCGCAGGAGATGGGGCTCGGCAAGAAGGTGGtgtgcggcgtcggcgacggcagcctgcgcgtcgtcgacctggtGCGCCGCGAGGTGGACGTCTCGGCCAACCTGCGCCACGACGACTTGGAGGGCGTCGTGTCGCTGGCCTTTGACGCGGCGAACCGCCTcatcagcgccggcggccgcaccgTCAAGGTCTGGGAGGAGCTGTCGgagctgcagggcggcggtgacgaggacgaggacgaggacgaggacgatgatgatgaggatgacgacgacgacagtaATGCACGCGGCAACACGGCTaagcgcgcggcggcaaatagcgacagcgacagcgacgacgacgacgacgacggcagcgacagcgacgcccaagacggcgTGGCAGAGATGAAGCGTCGGGCCAAGCGCCGCAAGGAGATGCAGAACAGCAAGCTGGGGCCCATGGGCGCGCACGGCGTCCTGGGGTTCGCGGACATGGACTGA
- a CDS encoding uncharacterized protein (EggNog:ENOG502SUZR~SECRETED:SignalP(1-17~SECRETED:cutsite=AVA-VP~SECRETED:prob=0.5537)), which translates to MHAKLIALLAAHAAAVAVPSEPNLTFDFEHGLVTPNNLKERALTCNADNCLRNLRDKRYSSSASAFCSTYIQSTVVNTQYAVATDHQTSTQTPPPVTVTNVIVNDLNVPTATEVVTKYSTIADPRYKRDAAAAYPPWLSASYPASRVSSACSCFISTPSPAIQQTVTLTTSTEVDLSVQTLPPVTNTVDVTSTHTINVIATETATVGVTCGIKGCVWGTSDKLLASSGSLPDIAACKALCASNPACQSFQWSDSYKHCNLGSVPATTFWASNSGYCDEFRVYDASCSV; encoded by the exons ATGCACGCCAAGctcatcgccctcctcgccgcccacgcggccgccgtcgctgtccCCTCGGAGCCGAACCTGACCTTCGACTTCGAGCACGGCCTGGTGACGCCCAACAACCTCAAGGAGCGCGCCCTGACCTGCAACGCCGACAACTGCCTCCGCAACCTGCGCGACAAGCGGtacagctcctcggccagcgccttCTGCTCCACCTACATCCAGTCCACCGTCGTCAACACCCAgtacgccgtcgccacggaCCACCAGACGAGCACGCAGACGCCCCCTCCCGTTACGGTCACCAACGTCATTGTTAA TGACCTCAACGTTcccaccgccaccgaggTCGTCACCAAGTACAGCACCATCGCCGACCCTCGCTACAAGCGtgatgccgcggccgcgtACCCGCCCTGGCTGTCGGCCTCGTACCCTGCCTCGCGCGtcagcagcgcctgctcgTGCTTCATCTCGACCCCGTCGCCTGCCATCCAGCAGACCGTCACCCTGACCACCTCGACCGAGGTCGACCTCTCCGTT CAAACCCTGCCCCCCGTCACCAACACCGTCGACGTCACCTCCACGCACACCATCAACGTCATCGCCACCGAGACGGccaccgtcggcgtcaccTGCGGCATCAAGGGCTGCGTCTGGGGCACTAGcgacaagctcctcgccAGCTCCGGCAGCCTCCCCGACATCGCCGCCTGCAAGGCCCTCTGCGCGTCCAACCCGGCCTGCCAGTCCTTCCAGTGGAGCGACAGCTACAAGCACTGCAACCTCGGCTCCGTTCCCGCCACCACCTTCTGggccagcaacagcggctACTGCGACGAGTTCCGCGTCTACGATGCCTCGTGCTCCGTCTAG
- a CDS encoding Mannan endo-1,6-alpha-mannosidase (EggNog:ENOG503P0AR~TransMembrane:1 (n4-14c19/20o432-454i)~SECRETED:SignalP(1-19~SECRETED:cutsite=ATA-AS~SECRETED:prob=0.5432)~CAZy:GH76~COG:G) encodes MMHSLSTLTLLSAAGLATAASVFSLDNDAAIRNSAGQLAWDMLQYYHGNESGGTPGILPGPPPAGDYYWWEGGAMWGTLIDYWAWTGDSSYNDEIIQAMQFQVGEGQDYMPRNVTASLGNDDQAFWGMAAMSAAENKFPDPPSDRPGWLGLAQAVFNTQASPDRHDETCGGGLRWQIPFSNNGYGYKNSIANGCFFNMGARLFRYTDNETYSNWAEKTWDWVEKIGLIDAKTYAIYDGGNVEHDCKDINKVQYSYNNAIFAQGAAFMYNHTEDQKWKDRLDKLITYGLETFFPKDIATEISCEPGNGCKTDMFTYKGFVHRWYAQITQLAPFTAERILPVLKTSAQAAVSQCTGGDTGRACGLHWGDHKYDGKTGAGQEMSALAAVQSLLIGHAKPPTTSKTGGTSKGNPGGGSGDGKIEKEAKPVTTGDKVGASIVTILLLGLACGMFGWMSIELEGSS; translated from the exons ATGATGCACTCGCTATCCACATTGACGCTGCTGTCGGCTGCTGgcttggccacggcggcgtcggtgttTTCGCTCGACAACGATG CCGCCATCAGAAACTCGGCCGGCCAACTCGCCTGGGACATGCTGCAGTACTATCACGGCAACGAATCCGGAGGCACGCCCGGCATCCtccccgggccgccgcccgcgggcgacTACTACTGGTGGGAGGGCGGTGCCATGTGGGGGACCCTGATCGACTACTGGGCCTGGACGGGCGACTCGTCGTACAACGACGAGATCATCCAGGCCATGCAGttccaggtcggcgaggggcaggacTACATGCCGCGCAACGTCACCGCCTCGCTCGGAAACGACGACCAGGCCTTTTggggcatggccgccatgtcggccgCGGAGAACAAGTTCCCGGACCCCCCCTCCGACCGGCCCGGGTGGCTGggcctcgcgcaggccgtcTTCAACACCCAGGCGAGCCCGGACCGGCACGACGAGACGTGCGGCGGGGGGTTGCGGTGGCAGATTCCCTTTTCGAATAATGGGTATGGGTATAAGAACA GCATCGCCAACGGATGCTTCTTCAACATGGGCGCGCGACTGTTCCGATACACGGACAACGAAACATACTCGAATTGGGCGGAAAAGACGTGGGACTGGGTAGAGAAGATTGGTCTCATCGACGCCAAGACGTACGCCATCTACGACGGAGGAAACGTCGAGCACGACTGCAAGGACATCAACAAGGTCCAGTACTCGTATAACAACGCCATTTTTGCCCAGGGCGCGGCATTCATGTATAACCAC ACCGAGGACCAAAAGTGGAAGGACCGcctcgacaagctcatcACGTACGGCCTCGAGACCTTCTTCCCCAAGGACATCGCGACGGAAATCTCGTGCGAGCCGGGCAACGGGTGCAAGACGGACATGTTCACGTACAAGGGCTTCGTGCACCGGTGGTACGCGCAGATCACGCAGCTCGCGCCCTTCACGGCGGAGCGCATCCTCCCCGTGCTCAAGAcgtcggcgcaggcggccgtctcgcagtgcaccggcggcgacacgggGCGTGCCTGCGGCCTGCACTGGGGGGACCACAAGtacgacggcaagacgggcgcgggccaggAGATGAGCGCGCTGGCCGCGGTGCAGAGCCTGCTCATCGGCCACGCGAAgcccccgacgacgagcaagacgggcggcacgAGTAAGGGGAATCCAGGCGGGGggagcggcgacgggaaGATTGAGAAGGAGGCGAagccggtgacgacggggGATAAGGTGGGGGCGAGCATCGTGACGATTttgctgctggggctggcgTGTGGGATGTTTGGGTGGATGAGCATTGAGCTGGAGGGGTCCAGCTAG